One window of Phycisphaeraceae bacterium genomic DNA carries:
- a CDS encoding FHA domain-containing protein, whose protein sequence is METSLILVNRDGTQREIPLKKARFIVGRQADCQIRLPDPGVSRQHCEIQIDAAKPIIKDLGSSNGTYVNRRRVSQTELAAGDTLSIGPFVFVFRVDGEPSNIDVEEVLEDAVGIAAPGNAPHSAQNHADEPAAPPAGQEPPTRIPDPDDSDEFEFDFLDEDDSPKL, encoded by the coding sequence TTGGAAACCTCCCTCATTCTTGTGAATCGCGACGGCACGCAGCGGGAAATCCCGCTGAAGAAAGCCCGCTTCATCGTGGGCCGTCAGGCGGATTGCCAGATCCGCCTTCCCGACCCCGGTGTCTCGCGCCAGCACTGCGAAATTCAGATCGACGCAGCCAAGCCCATCATCAAAGACCTCGGTTCGAGCAACGGAACGTATGTGAACCGCCGCCGCGTGAGCCAGACGGAGCTGGCCGCCGGAGACACGCTGAGCATCGGGCCATTTGTCTTCGTCTTCCGCGTGGACGGTGAGCCGTCGAACATCGACGTCGAAGAAGTACTCGAGGACGCCGTCGGAATCGCCGCACCGGGTAATGCCCCGCACTCCGCTCAGAATCACGCGGACGAACCGGCGGCACCGCCCGCCGGGCAGGAGCCTCCGACGCGAATCCCGGATCCCGACGACAGCGACGAATTCGAGTTCGACTTCCTCGATGAAGACGACTCGCCCAAACTCTAA
- the thiE gene encoding thiamine phosphate synthase, translating into MPALARVVDANSNRAREALRVLEDLARLRLDHSELSRSFKKLRHDLTGCLGQLPIDRATLLAWRNTAGDVGAQDSGIVLPGRESESAVASAASSRLGESLRVLEESSKAIRGALPVAAAIERIRYQAYDLCRDLELALMGGRGPQWTLCVLITESLCVHHRWEEVARRAIDGGADCLQLREKGIADRELLGRARTLVEFAHKQAAAVVINDRPDIAILAGADGVHIGQSDLSINDVRRIAGGSLRIGVSCATIEDARLAVREGADVCGLGPMFVSSTKAKPALSGPALIAQYIADEATRRVPHLAISGITQANVAQLVGAGCQGIATSAAVCGSPNPEEVCRGLSRAIKGLADVG; encoded by the coding sequence ATGCCCGCACTTGCCCGCGTCGTCGACGCGAATTCCAATCGCGCCCGCGAGGCGCTCCGCGTGCTTGAGGATCTCGCAAGACTTCGCCTCGATCATTCGGAACTCTCGCGGTCTTTCAAGAAGCTGCGGCACGATCTGACGGGCTGCCTCGGTCAGTTGCCGATTGATCGCGCGACGCTGCTCGCGTGGCGAAATACGGCCGGCGATGTGGGCGCGCAGGATTCGGGGATTGTGCTGCCGGGGCGCGAATCTGAATCGGCGGTTGCGAGCGCCGCGTCTTCGCGACTTGGCGAGTCGCTGCGGGTGCTCGAGGAATCATCGAAAGCGATCCGCGGCGCGCTCCCGGTTGCGGCCGCGATCGAGAGAATTCGTTACCAAGCCTACGACCTTTGTCGAGATCTCGAGCTCGCGCTCATGGGCGGGCGCGGCCCGCAGTGGACGCTCTGCGTGCTCATCACAGAATCGCTTTGCGTGCACCACCGCTGGGAAGAAGTCGCGCGCCGGGCGATCGACGGCGGAGCGGATTGCTTACAACTTCGCGAAAAAGGCATCGCCGATCGCGAACTGCTCGGACGAGCGCGGACGCTGGTGGAATTCGCGCACAAGCAGGCCGCGGCGGTGGTGATCAACGATCGCCCCGACATCGCGATTCTTGCCGGAGCCGATGGCGTGCATATCGGGCAAAGTGATCTTTCGATCAACGATGTGCGACGAATCGCCGGCGGGAGTCTCAGGATCGGAGTCTCCTGCGCGACGATAGAGGACGCGCGCCTCGCGGTGCGGGAAGGCGCCGACGTTTGCGGGCTTGGACCGATGTTTGTTTCGTCCACGAAAGCCAAGCCTGCCCTGAGCGGGCCCGCCCTGATTGCACAGTACATCGCCGACGAGGCGACTCGAAGGGTGCCTCACCTGGCGATCAGCGGGATCACTCAGGCAAACGTGGCTCAACTTGTTGGAGCGGGGTGTCAGGGAATCGCGACAAGCGCGGCGGTGTGCGGATCGCCAAACCCGGAAGAAGTCTGCCGCGGGCTTTCTCGGGCGATCAAAGGGCTCGCCGACGTCGGCTGA
- a CDS encoding 6-phosphogluconolactonase: MREIEPRDSRDSPTDPPGRRRPALPNGTVIVRRNADELMDAVATDLFLHAGACVRQFGDFQLALASWPEAEPLFLRLLYDPRYRELPWRRTHLWVVEEEPGGKETHFELLKDSIVAQSDIPDEQVHRPLAGEDYEDDLKNVLGWREKGQDRLDYMLLPVLAGGFTHGSPLTGPDSPLIDSGHGRIRMSRRLIEATRFISHVALGADMESAIREVTRAKNGSIRLLAREVRPIGGELRWYVEESACENRPGPPPIPLE, from the coding sequence ATGCGCGAAATCGAACCCCGCGATTCCCGCGATTCGCCGACCGACCCCCCGGGTCGGCGCAGACCCGCGCTCCCGAACGGCACGGTCATCGTTCGTCGCAACGCCGATGAATTGATGGACGCCGTCGCGACGGATCTCTTTCTGCACGCGGGAGCGTGCGTGCGTCAGTTCGGCGATTTTCAGCTCGCACTCGCCTCGTGGCCGGAGGCGGAACCGTTGTTTCTTCGGCTCCTCTACGACCCGCGCTATCGGGAGTTGCCCTGGCGACGAACGCACCTTTGGGTGGTGGAGGAAGAACCGGGCGGCAAAGAGACGCACTTCGAACTGCTGAAAGACTCGATCGTGGCCCAATCGGATATTCCGGACGAACAAGTGCATCGGCCGCTCGCCGGTGAGGACTACGAGGATGATTTGAAGAACGTGCTGGGATGGCGCGAAAAGGGACAAGATCGCCTCGACTACATGCTTCTGCCGGTGCTCGCCGGCGGATTCACGCACGGGTCGCCGCTCACGGGTCCAGATTCGCCCCTGATCGACTCCGGCCACGGCAGAATCCGGATGTCCCGAAGGTTGATCGAGGCAACGCGGTTTATCTCCCATGTCGCGCTCGGTGCTGACATGGAGTCGGCGATCAGAGAAGTCACGCGCGCCAAGAATGGCTCGATCCGCCTGCTCGCGCGCGAAGTTCGTCCGATCGGAGGCGAACTCCGCTGGTATGTCGAAGAAAGCGCGTGCGAAAACCGGCCCGGACCTCCACCTATCCCGCTCGAGTAA
- a CDS encoding insulinase family protein, with amino-acid sequence MPIEFHQRVLPSGLTIVAEVDPAAVTFSAGFFVKTGARDEDAPIMGVSHFLEHMMFKGTEDISSEQLNRAFDEIGAKNNAYTTSEMTCFYASSLPEHAPKSLELLARMMRPALRQSDFDTEKSVILEEIAMYKDNPFWVLFEAVTESHYAPHPLGHRVLGTAETITELTSEQMRSYFARRYSADNTTVAMAGRIDFDKACDHIGELCCRWMPTKPAARIAPITRRIDAPVEVRLTDAKVARGYLLSMAPGPAADDERRYAAAMLSQVLGAPDNSRLHWALVESGLAEDAQCGFGAHDGAGDYYIFAAGEPGRIAEIQAVILKEIADLAQSLTEDDLERLRNKVRTAATVGGERPSDRMQRLGRSWTELGRYESLDEEVDRMGRVSLQEMRSVADQFPLTPATIGVLTPDSVS; translated from the coding sequence ATGCCCATCGAGTTCCATCAGCGCGTACTTCCCAGCGGCCTGACCATCGTGGCCGAAGTCGATCCCGCGGCGGTTACGTTTTCAGCCGGTTTTTTCGTCAAGACCGGCGCACGCGACGAAGACGCGCCGATCATGGGAGTCAGCCACTTCCTCGAACACATGATGTTCAAGGGCACGGAAGATATTTCGTCGGAGCAGCTCAATCGAGCGTTCGACGAGATCGGCGCAAAGAACAACGCCTACACGACGAGCGAGATGACTTGCTTCTATGCGTCGTCGCTCCCGGAGCACGCTCCAAAGTCGCTGGAACTACTCGCGCGCATGATGCGTCCGGCTCTTCGTCAAAGCGACTTCGACACCGAGAAATCGGTCATTCTCGAAGAGATCGCGATGTACAAAGACAATCCCTTCTGGGTGCTGTTTGAAGCGGTTACCGAAAGCCACTACGCGCCTCACCCCCTGGGGCACCGTGTTTTGGGAACAGCCGAGACGATCACCGAGCTCACAAGTGAGCAGATGCGTTCCTACTTCGCTAGGCGCTATTCGGCGGACAACACAACCGTCGCGATGGCGGGCAGAATTGACTTCGACAAGGCATGCGATCACATCGGCGAACTCTGCTGCCGCTGGATGCCGACAAAGCCGGCCGCTCGGATCGCTCCGATCACGCGACGCATCGATGCGCCTGTAGAAGTCCGGCTGACCGATGCGAAAGTCGCCCGGGGTTATCTGCTGTCGATGGCACCCGGGCCGGCCGCCGACGATGAACGCCGTTACGCCGCGGCCATGTTGTCACAGGTCCTGGGAGCACCGGACAACAGCAGGTTGCACTGGGCGCTTGTGGAGTCCGGGCTCGCGGAGGATGCGCAGTGCGGCTTCGGCGCTCACGACGGCGCAGGTGACTACTACATTTTCGCGGCCGGAGAACCGGGTCGCATAGCAGAGATTCAGGCGGTGATTCTGAAAGAGATCGCGGACTTGGCGCAGAGCCTCACCGAAGACGACCTCGAGCGTCTCCGGAACAAGGTTCGAACCGCAGCGACCGTCGGAGGCGAGAGACCCAGTGACCGGATGCAGAGGCTCGGGCGCTCTTGGACCGAACTTGGCCGCTACGAATCGCTGGACGAAGAAGTCGACCGCATGGGGCGTGTTTCGCTGCAAGAGATGCGATCGGTCGCGGATCAGTTTCCGCTCACACCCGCGACGATCGGAGTCCTGACGCCCGACTCGGTTTCCTAA
- the hemW gene encoding radical SAM family heme chaperone HemW, giving the protein MRTGGAGVLQRSVRSLYLHVPFCSHKCHYCDFYSLVDKQDRQQAFTDRLIRELHGLSDPAQGPALRTIFVGGGTPSLLRLDLWRRLIDALDDCFDLSEIRRGEGEFTVECNPESVSPELLGLLRAGGVDRISMGAQSFHRAHLKTLERQHDPATVGAAIRMARDEGFRRLSVDLIFGIPGQSLEDWRRDLDSALALETEHLSCYNLTYEQGTAMTARLQRGEFAPADEDVEVEMYEFTERHLASAGLLRYEVSNYAKPGCESRHNLSYWRQEEWLAAGPSASGHVAGWRWKNVPRLDDYLRESSDGLPDVVDVEPPDASRALRERIWTGLRLREGLDSDATLAEVRAISVRASERLAAVVATNRASGMLTDADGRWALTDRGMLIADGIVVDFMAALDD; this is encoded by the coding sequence TTGCGCACCGGGGGCGCGGGAGTCCTACAGCGTTCTGTTCGGTCGCTCTACCTGCATGTTCCGTTCTGTTCCCACAAATGTCACTATTGCGATTTCTATAGCCTGGTGGACAAACAGGACCGCCAGCAGGCCTTTACCGACCGGCTGATTCGGGAGTTACACGGACTGTCGGATCCCGCGCAGGGACCCGCACTCCGAACGATCTTTGTGGGCGGTGGTACCCCGTCATTGCTTCGACTCGACCTTTGGCGCAGGCTGATCGACGCTCTGGACGACTGCTTTGATTTGAGCGAGATTCGGCGCGGCGAGGGCGAATTCACGGTCGAATGCAATCCCGAGTCTGTATCTCCCGAATTGCTTGGTCTGCTTCGAGCGGGAGGCGTCGATCGGATCAGCATGGGCGCACAATCGTTTCATCGCGCCCACTTGAAGACGCTCGAAAGACAGCACGATCCCGCGACGGTCGGGGCGGCTATCCGCATGGCGCGCGACGAAGGGTTTCGGCGTCTTTCGGTCGACCTCATCTTCGGGATTCCGGGACAATCGCTCGAAGATTGGCGGCGTGATCTCGATTCGGCCCTTGCGCTCGAGACCGAGCATCTCTCGTGCTACAACCTGACGTACGAACAAGGCACGGCGATGACTGCCCGGCTTCAGCGGGGCGAATTTGCTCCGGCGGATGAAGATGTTGAAGTCGAAATGTACGAGTTCACCGAGCGGCATCTTGCATCGGCGGGGCTCTTGCGTTACGAAGTCAGCAATTATGCCAAGCCCGGATGCGAATCGCGCCACAATCTGTCATACTGGCGGCAAGAGGAGTGGCTCGCGGCCGGGCCTTCGGCTTCTGGGCACGTCGCGGGCTGGCGATGGAAGAACGTGCCGCGGCTTGACGATTACTTGCGAGAGAGCTCGGACGGTCTGCCCGATGTTGTCGATGTCGAGCCGCCGGACGCCTCGCGAGCGCTGCGCGAGCGCATCTGGACCGGGCTGCGGCTGCGAGAGGGTCTTGATTCTGATGCGACGCTTGCCGAAGTCCGCGCGATCAGTGTTCGCGCGAGCGAGCGGCTGGCCGCGGTCGTCGCGACGAATCGTGCGTCCGGCATGCTCACCGATGCCGACGGCAGGTGGGCGCTCACCGATCGCGGGATGCTGATCGCCGATGGAATTGTTGTGGATTTCATGGCCGCGCTCGACGACTGA
- the recO gene encoding DNA repair protein RecO, giving the protein MATVHDDAFCIRVWDWSETSQTVSLFCRAHGVVRGLAKGAKRDDARFSGGFELFTRGQVGLILKSSEAMASLTAWDLSHTYRGARASLAAFYCSMAMLDLVNHMVRDHDPHPALFDALASGAAQLGAGHPVAGALTRFLWSVLVEAGFRPELDRDVRTAQPLDDSGPLTFDPRLGGFSRSSNGAAEEGWRVRPRTLQLLRTLSENGNSVCEPEDLLRAARLLYAYVRETAGIPVPAVEAAIRVIRGA; this is encoded by the coding sequence TTGGCCACTGTTCACGACGACGCATTCTGCATTCGCGTGTGGGACTGGTCGGAAACAAGCCAGACCGTGTCCTTGTTTTGTCGTGCGCATGGAGTCGTTCGGGGCCTCGCAAAGGGCGCGAAGCGCGACGACGCTCGGTTTTCCGGCGGCTTCGAGTTGTTCACGCGCGGGCAGGTCGGGTTGATCCTGAAGTCCTCCGAAGCGATGGCGAGTCTCACGGCGTGGGATCTGTCGCATACTTATCGCGGAGCGCGCGCTTCCTTGGCCGCCTTTTATTGCTCGATGGCCATGCTGGATTTGGTCAATCACATGGTCCGCGATCACGATCCTCATCCGGCGCTGTTCGACGCACTGGCGAGCGGCGCGGCACAACTCGGTGCCGGGCACCCGGTCGCGGGCGCGCTGACTCGGTTTCTATGGAGCGTGCTCGTGGAGGCAGGATTCCGGCCGGAACTCGACCGCGACGTCCGCACGGCTCAACCGTTGGACGATTCCGGACCGTTGACGTTCGATCCACGGCTGGGCGGATTTTCTCGATCGAGCAACGGCGCCGCGGAAGAGGGGTGGCGCGTGCGACCTCGCACCCTCCAGCTCCTCAGGACTCTTTCGGAAAACGGGAACAGTGTCTGCGAGCCCGAAGACCTACTCCGGGCCGCCAGACTGCTCTACGCCTACGTCCGAGAAACCGCAGGAATTCCGGTTCCGGCGGTCGAAGCAGCGATCCGGGTGATTCGCGGCGCGTGA
- a CDS encoding acyl carrier protein — MTRDEIFSKVRDVLVDALAVDEDDVKPQSRLTTDLGAESIDFLDIVFKLEQQFGFKIAQGELFPENVAQDPEYVKDGKVTPKGLAALKARLPHADFSKFESDPQITKVAEVFTVDALVTFVERKLAAK; from the coding sequence ATGACACGAGACGAAATCTTTTCGAAAGTTCGCGATGTTCTGGTCGACGCGCTCGCGGTGGACGAGGACGACGTGAAGCCGCAGTCGCGGCTGACGACGGACCTCGGCGCGGAGTCGATCGATTTTCTCGACATCGTCTTTAAACTCGAGCAGCAGTTCGGGTTCAAGATCGCGCAGGGCGAGTTGTTCCCCGAAAACGTCGCCCAGGATCCGGAATATGTGAAGGACGGGAAGGTGACGCCCAAGGGTCTCGCGGCGCTCAAGGCGCGCCTGCCGCACGCGGACTTTTCAAAGTTCGAATCCGATCCGCAGATCACCAAAGTCGCCGAAGTGTTCACGGTCGATGCGCTCGTGACGTTTGTCGAGCGCAAGCTCGCTGCAAAGTAA
- a CDS encoding polyketide synthase dehydratase domain-containing protein, with protein sequence MHFALIDSIIEEGPTRIVTQKHVSNAEEYLLDHFPGYPVLPGVMMLEAMVQAARRLAGPSEPPMVLGQVRALKYGAFVRPGDSLRVTVEKGKQADDGTIEFKGEASRISPSDASSEAKVAVSGRFALRPVRR encoded by the coding sequence ATGCACTTTGCCCTGATCGACTCCATCATCGAAGAAGGACCGACGCGGATCGTCACGCAGAAGCACGTGAGCAACGCGGAGGAGTATCTGCTGGATCATTTTCCCGGATACCCGGTGCTTCCCGGCGTGATGATGCTCGAGGCGATGGTGCAGGCAGCGCGCCGCCTTGCCGGTCCGTCTGAGCCGCCGATGGTGCTGGGGCAGGTGCGTGCTCTGAAATACGGCGCGTTTGTACGCCCGGGCGATTCGCTTCGGGTGACCGTCGAAAAAGGCAAGCAGGCCGATGACGGCACGATCGAGTTCAAGGGTGAGGCGAGCCGGATTTCACCTTCTGATGCCAGTAGCGAGGCCAAAGTCGCGGTGTCGGGCCGCTTTGCGCTCAGGCCAGTTCGCCGGTGA
- a CDS encoding HDOD domain-containing protein: MDHEIIEEILSCSSLPSLPAVALRVVELTSNVDVKLPELATTIQNDQGLASKVLRTVNSSFYGLPNRCASINKALVLLGLGPVKSLALSFSLIGSIGDQDDGFDYQSYWRRGLYTAVAAKVVADHLKLPVADEAFLAGLLQDIGVVAMHRALGFRYAEVTEAAGGDHRQLVKAELGALEVQHPEIGAMLAQRWKFPNELIMPVRYHERPTAAPQGYHEIVRLIGLGNLAHDALTDADPGPALRKFYQRADQWFGIKSDALQTLIRKIADGAKDMSSLLRLDTGIHADTESIVRQAEQQLMDMASTGASSSQTLENLLIDSKQFDPLTGAVGRAGFDLALKKAFELSSTSNEPLALVQVALDGLQSAAIKIGTSAGDETVNACIVLLRKHFSAHGGVICKLGGDLFAVVLYGTNGKAAQRAAEEFQGSFMKATLTWPLGGGSVTASFGVASHEPGTQNTYAGLQQLVVNSVNALKAARAGAPTGTSISANRAAA; encoded by the coding sequence ATGGATCACGAGATCATCGAGGAAATCCTGAGCTGCTCGTCGCTGCCTTCGCTGCCCGCGGTGGCGCTGCGCGTCGTCGAATTGACCTCGAACGTGGATGTGAAACTCCCGGAACTTGCGACCACGATCCAGAACGATCAGGGGCTCGCGTCGAAGGTTCTTCGAACCGTGAACTCTTCGTTCTACGGTCTGCCGAACCGCTGCGCGAGCATCAACAAAGCGCTTGTGCTGCTCGGGCTCGGCCCGGTGAAATCGCTGGCGCTGAGCTTCTCGCTCATCGGATCGATCGGTGATCAGGACGACGGGTTCGATTATCAATCGTACTGGCGCCGGGGTTTGTATACCGCGGTCGCCGCGAAAGTGGTCGCCGATCACCTCAAGCTTCCGGTTGCGGATGAAGCGTTTCTCGCCGGTCTTCTTCAGGACATCGGCGTCGTCGCGATGCACCGCGCGCTCGGATTCCGATACGCGGAAGTCACCGAAGCGGCCGGGGGCGATCACCGTCAACTCGTCAAGGCGGAACTCGGCGCGCTCGAGGTGCAGCATCCCGAGATCGGCGCGATGCTCGCGCAGCGCTGGAAATTCCCCAATGAACTCATCATGCCGGTGCGATATCACGAGCGCCCGACCGCTGCGCCGCAGGGATATCACGAGATTGTCCGGCTCATCGGGCTGGGGAATCTGGCGCACGATGCGCTGACCGATGCCGATCCCGGTCCCGCTCTGCGCAAGTTCTATCAGCGGGCGGATCAATGGTTCGGCATCAAGTCCGATGCACTGCAGACTCTCATCCGGAAGATCGCGGATGGCGCGAAGGACATGTCTTCGCTGCTTCGCCTCGACACCGGTATCCATGCCGACACCGAATCGATCGTTCGCCAGGCCGAGCAGCAGCTGATGGACATGGCGTCCACCGGGGCTTCCTCCTCACAGACGCTCGAAAACCTGCTGATCGACTCCAAACAATTCGACCCGCTGACCGGCGCGGTGGGGCGTGCGGGTTTCGATCTGGCGCTCAAGAAGGCATTCGAATTGTCCAGCACTTCAAATGAACCACTCGCCCTGGTGCAGGTCGCTCTCGATGGCCTGCAAAGCGCGGCGATCAAAATCGGCACGTCGGCCGGTGATGAGACTGTGAATGCATGCATCGTTCTGCTGCGAAAGCATTTTTCTGCGCACGGCGGAGTGATATGCAAGCTTGGCGGCGATCTGTTCGCCGTCGTGCTCTACGGAACGAACGGTAAGGCTGCGCAACGGGCTGCCGAGGAGTTCCAGGGTTCTTTCATGAAAGCCACATTGACCTGGCCACTGGGTGGCGGCTCGGTGACAGCTTCCTTCGGCGTGGCCTCGCACGAGCCTGGCACGCAAAACACGTACGCTGGCCTTCAACAACTCGTCGTCAACTCGGTCAATGCGCTGAAAGCCGCACGGGCCGGGGCCCCAACCGGCACGTCGATCTCCGCCAACCGCGCCGCCGCGTAA
- the aroD gene encoding type I 3-dehydroquinate dehydratase, which translates to MTLLCVPILVRDLQSALADANAAKTAGADIVEFRIDDFFDPSVVEADPDRREREISRMVSKSPLPCIVTCRASSEGGGYSGSDDDRMALYERLAASGAKNASPPRYLDIEFASLANEAVRARIAKLAVVDGENASGLILSAHDFQGRPSDLTRRVLAMRTDGFASVLKIAYRARSLRDNLELFEMLRESDRPMIALGMGEFGLMSRVLAPKFGGFLTFASLRPETVTAPGQPTVSDLLDLYRFRSIRRATRVFGVVGWPVAHSMSPLVHNAVFAEHKFDGVYLPLPVPAPDQQNPGGAEAAFASFKATLGALIDDPSLDFAGASVTLPHKENLVRFALERLKAEPGVWSLDAVSLATGSANSLLVERDGSRVQRARVFNTDVPAAVSPLRSALAGLETKTVFVLGSGGVARALAFGLAHAGANVTVFNRNVARAEDAVAAISKHLQGRGNLRFAAIGTLADSPIADAYVQCTPVGMAGGPEPTGNLVPIEKLLQVDTSRRNTRAASVVLDTVYNPVQTPLIRAAKSAGWGTIDGVTMFIEQAALQSEAWTGKSAPRQLMDRLVRSKLNQPPE; encoded by the coding sequence GTGACTCTGCTCTGTGTTCCCATCCTTGTTCGGGATTTGCAATCCGCACTTGCGGACGCGAATGCCGCGAAAACCGCGGGCGCCGATATCGTCGAGTTTCGCATTGATGATTTCTTCGATCCCTCCGTGGTGGAGGCCGACCCCGATCGACGCGAGCGGGAAATCTCGCGGATGGTGAGCAAGAGCCCGCTTCCGTGCATCGTGACATGCCGTGCGTCGAGCGAAGGGGGCGGATACTCGGGAAGCGATGATGACCGCATGGCGCTCTACGAGAGGCTTGCGGCAAGCGGGGCAAAGAACGCCTCTCCGCCCCGGTACCTGGATATCGAATTCGCATCGCTTGCGAACGAAGCGGTGCGTGCGCGGATCGCGAAGCTCGCGGTCGTGGACGGTGAGAACGCGAGCGGGCTGATACTTTCCGCGCACGATTTCCAAGGCAGGCCCAGCGATCTGACGAGGCGCGTGCTCGCGATGCGCACCGATGGTTTTGCGAGTGTCCTGAAGATCGCCTATCGCGCCCGTTCTCTGCGCGACAATCTCGAGCTTTTCGAGATGCTCCGCGAGTCGGATCGGCCGATGATCGCTCTCGGAATGGGCGAGTTCGGCCTGATGAGCCGCGTCCTCGCCCCGAAGTTCGGCGGGTTTCTTACGTTCGCAAGCCTGCGCCCGGAAACCGTCACGGCTCCCGGGCAGCCGACGGTTTCGGACCTTCTCGATCTCTACCGGTTTCGATCGATTCGAAGAGCAACGAGGGTGTTCGGCGTGGTCGGCTGGCCGGTGGCGCATTCGATGTCTCCGCTGGTTCATAACGCGGTCTTTGCCGAGCACAAGTTCGATGGTGTGTATCTTCCGCTCCCGGTTCCCGCGCCGGACCAGCAGAATCCCGGCGGCGCCGAAGCGGCGTTCGCAAGTTTCAAAGCAACGCTGGGCGCGTTGATCGACGACCCGTCGCTCGACTTTGCCGGCGCGAGCGTGACGCTTCCCCACAAAGAGAACCTGGTTCGCTTCGCGTTGGAGCGGCTCAAAGCCGAGCCGGGAGTCTGGTCACTCGACGCCGTATCGCTCGCAACCGGTTCTGCCAATTCTCTCCTGGTCGAGAGAGACGGCTCGCGCGTTCAGCGCGCACGCGTTTTCAACACCGATGTTCCGGCCGCTGTCAGTCCGCTTCGTTCCGCGCTCGCCGGGCTCGAAACAAAGACCGTGTTCGTACTCGGCTCCGGCGGCGTCGCCCGTGCGCTGGCATTCGGGCTTGCGCATGCAGGGGCAAACGTAACCGTTTTCAATCGAAACGTCGCACGCGCCGAGGACGCGGTCGCCGCGATTTCGAAGCACCTGCAAGGCCGCGGTAACTTGCGTTTCGCGGCGATTGGCACGCTCGCCGATTCACCGATCGCAGACGCGTATGTCCAATGCACTCCGGTCGGCATGGCCGGAGGGCCGGAGCCGACCGGAAACCTCGTTCCGATCGAAAAGTTGTTGCAAGTGGACACCAGCCGGCGAAACACGCGCGCCGCCAGCGTCGTATTGGACACTGTCTACAACCCGGTTCAAACGCCTCTCATCCGGGCGGCCAAGAGCGCGGGGTGGGGAACGATCGACGGCGTCACGATGTTCATCGAACAGGCGGCGCTGCAGTCGGAAGCCTGGACGGGAAAATCCGCTCCGCGGCAACTGATGGATCGACTGGTACGTTCGAAGTTGAATCAACCGCCTGAATAG
- a CDS encoding RluA family pseudouridine synthase → MANFSVEPNDLVRYKVRHSDQDLLVVEKPAHVVSTPGAGHERGSLLNGLFAAYGKQLQNLGKDRDFGMLHRLDRETSGLLIVALRSGAYDRLRRMFETRDIRKFYFAVVAGVPRQNSGVIRRPINEVREIRNRHEMKIAKISGGGKPATTAYRVLDSVAAASLLECRAVTGRLHQLRVHLESIRCPIFGDDLYAPPVIASGAARLALHAHRLAFAHPVSQAEIDIRSPLPADLKKLIGKLGMDPQKAISPPVDSTAQIADDDDSA, encoded by the coding sequence GTGGCCAATTTTTCCGTCGAGCCCAATGATCTCGTGCGCTACAAGGTCCGGCATTCGGACCAGGATCTGCTCGTCGTCGAGAAGCCCGCGCACGTCGTATCAACGCCCGGCGCGGGTCACGAGCGCGGTTCGCTGCTCAACGGGCTGTTCGCGGCGTACGGAAAGCAACTTCAGAATCTCGGAAAAGACCGCGACTTCGGCATGCTCCACCGTCTCGATCGCGAAACCAGCGGCTTGCTCATTGTCGCGCTGCGGTCCGGGGCGTACGACAGGCTCCGCAGAATGTTTGAGACTCGAGATATCAGAAAGTTCTACTTTGCGGTCGTCGCCGGCGTGCCGCGCCAGAATTCGGGCGTCATCCGCCGGCCCATCAACGAAGTTCGTGAGATTCGCAACCGGCACGAGATGAAGATCGCCAAGATTTCGGGCGGAGGCAAACCGGCGACCACGGCCTATCGCGTTCTGGACTCGGTCGCGGCCGCGAGCCTGCTCGAGTGCCGGGCCGTCACCGGTCGGCTTCATCAGTTGCGCGTTCATCTCGAATCCATCCGCTGCCCGATCTTCGGCGACGATCTATACGCACCGCCAGTCATCGCATCGGGGGCCGCACGACTCGCTCTTCACGCTCATCGACTCGCATTCGCGCACCCGGTCTCTCAAGCCGAGATCGATATTCGGTCTCCGCTGCCCGCGGATCTGAAGAAGCTCATTGGCAAACTGGGAATGGATCCTCAAAAAGCAATTTCGCCACCAGTCGATTCGACCGCGCAGATCGCCGACGATGACGATTCCGCCTGA